A section of the Harmonia axyridis chromosome 2, icHarAxyr1.1, whole genome shotgun sequence genome encodes:
- the LOC123673500 gene encoding twisted gastrulation protein homolog 1-A-like isoform X2 yields MEYLLKVATICFFASVYLINNLSECCNEAVCGSIVSKCLLMQLCRCHPGNHTCNKECFYCLKDSYSECCSCVEMCELPNQRQREDVVDSYVGVIDNPVPGLFQALAEEDTDWTSETFQVQFHMEHKKGQKMNNFHVGSSSNDILPEMDDTSMECTTVFLNNCTSVSKCEKICSSMGASGFRWFHDGCCECVGENCFNFGLKESRCRRCSYKDVSDEDYSEDLYHFSEDNNLDDDNDISDVIW; encoded by the exons ATGGAGTACCTTCTTAAAGTAGCCACTATTTGTTTTTTCGCTTCAGTTTATTTGATAAACAATCTTTCAGAGTGTTGCAATGAAGCAGTGTGCGGTAGCATAGTGAGCAAATGTCTTCTGATGCAATTGTGCAGATGCCATCCAGGCAATCACACGTGCAACAAAGAATGTTTTTATTGCCTCAAAGATTCCTATAGTGAGTGTTGCTCATGTGTCGAAATGTGCGAACTGCCAAATCAGCGTCAGAGAGAAGATGTTGTTGACTCGTACGTTGGAGTTATCGACAACCCCGTCCCTGGATTGTTTCAAGCTTTAGCGGAAGAAGATACAGACTGGACCAGTGAGACTTTCCAG GTTCAATTTCATATGGAACATAAGAAAGGGCAGAAAATGAACAACTTCCACGTCGGTTCTAGCAGTAACGATATACTTCCGGAAATGGACGATACATCGATGGAATGTACGACGGTTTTCCTGAACAACTGCACAAGTGTTTCGAAATGCGAAAAAATATGTTCTTCCATGGGAGCCTCCGGATTCAGATGGTTCCACGATGGATGCTGTGAGTGCGTTGGAGAGAACTGCTTCAATTTTGGATTGAAGGAGAGTAGATGTCGGCGTTGTTCCTACAAGGATGTGTCTGACGAAGATTATTCCGAAGACCTTTATCATTTTTCAGAGGATAATAATCTAGACGACGACAATGACATTTCAGATGTGATCTGGTAA
- the LOC123673500 gene encoding twisted gastrulation protein homolog 1-A-like isoform X1 → MQKSIFRVWLGDFFRLSQLVLRSQLQTSELIQTLSSLHASATVCHHFNLVFFLETPNIMEYLLKVATICFFASVYLINNLSECCNEAVCGSIVSKCLLMQLCRCHPGNHTCNKECFYCLKDSYSECCSCVEMCELPNQRQREDVVDSYVGVIDNPVPGLFQALAEEDTDWTSETFQVQFHMEHKKGQKMNNFHVGSSSNDILPEMDDTSMECTTVFLNNCTSVSKCEKICSSMGASGFRWFHDGCCECVGENCFNFGLKESRCRRCSYKDVSDEDYSEDLYHFSEDNNLDDDNDISDVIW, encoded by the exons ATGCAAAAGTCCATTTTCAGGGTCTGGTTGGGCGACTTCTTCAGACTTAGTCAATTAGTACTTCGGAGCCAGTTACAAACTTCAGAGCTGATACAAACGCTCAGTTCTTTACATGCTTCCGCGACAGTGTGCCACCACTTCAACCTGGTGTTTTTTCTAGAAACTCCCAACATAATGGAGTACCTTCTTAAAGTAGCCACTATTTGTTTTTTCGCTTCAGTTTATTTGATAAACAATCTTTCAGAGTGTTGCAATGAAGCAGTGTGCGGTAGCATAGTGAGCAAATGTCTTCTGATGCAATTGTGCAGATGCCATCCAGGCAATCACACGTGCAACAAAGAATGTTTTTATTGCCTCAAAGATTCCTATAGTGAGTGTTGCTCATGTGTCGAAATGTGCGAACTGCCAAATCAGCGTCAGAGAGAAGATGTTGTTGACTCGTACGTTGGAGTTATCGACAACCCCGTCCCTGGATTGTTTCAAGCTTTAGCGGAAGAAGATACAGACTGGACCAGTGAGACTTTCCAG GTTCAATTTCATATGGAACATAAGAAAGGGCAGAAAATGAACAACTTCCACGTCGGTTCTAGCAGTAACGATATACTTCCGGAAATGGACGATACATCGATGGAATGTACGACGGTTTTCCTGAACAACTGCACAAGTGTTTCGAAATGCGAAAAAATATGTTCTTCCATGGGAGCCTCCGGATTCAGATGGTTCCACGATGGATGCTGTGAGTGCGTTGGAGAGAACTGCTTCAATTTTGGATTGAAGGAGAGTAGATGTCGGCGTTGTTCCTACAAGGATGTGTCTGACGAAGATTATTCCGAAGACCTTTATCATTTTTCAGAGGATAATAATCTAGACGACGACAATGACATTTCAGATGTGATCTGGTAA